A DNA window from Hordeum vulgare subsp. vulgare chromosome 1H, MorexV3_pseudomolecules_assembly, whole genome shotgun sequence contains the following coding sequences:
- the LOC123398939 gene encoding uncharacterized protein LOC123398939 yields the protein MVAARFRQRSMLTAGPTGNSGTALHGSQMYVQRTLKRKMHEKYRPNHSKLDQRHVVLALTLPASHAAAQHISTRPAPAPALSETISPDPNLLLLLLSPISCAPANRGCDHGQLPAHSPPPARPTAYIFTHPHPLSTNPFLLCSAPHISSSHNSGEPTPHTESVRAAMARRAFLSQPRLVLLLAVLADVVAMAMARQLLGAAADTPTPLPAEGPDAAARPGGGKHDRSIAGAEVILAGFAAAIMAVIFLYIRVTRKSNDRAAAGMAGKA from the exons ATGGTCGCCGCGCGCTTTCGGCAACGGTCAATGTTGACTGCCGGCCCAACTGGAAACAGCGGCACTGCACTGCACGGCTCCCAAATGTATGTGCAGCGCACGCTCAAACGCAAAATGCACGAAAAG TACAGACCCAACCACTCGAAGTTAGACCAAAGACACGTCGTCCTTGCACTCACTCTTCCAGCCAGCCATGCCGCTGCACAGCACATCAGCACCCGTCCCGCTCCCGCGCCAGCCCTCTCCGAGACAATCTCCCCCGAtcccaacctcctcctcctcctcctctctccaatCTCATGTGCGCCAGCCAACAGGGGATGCGACCATGGTCAGCTTCCAGCTCACTCCCCGCCTCCAGCTCGGCCCACGGCCTATATATTCACTCACCCGCACCCACTCTCCACTAACCCTTTCCTGCTCTGCTCCGCTCCTCACATCTCCAGCTCACACAACTCCGGAGAGCCAACACCACACACAGAGTCAGTGAGGGCTGCAATGGCGAGGCGCGCCTTCTTGTCCCAGCCGAGGCTGGTTCTGCTTCTGGCGGTTCTTGCCGACGTGGTCGCCATGGCGATGGCCAGGCAGCTGCTGGGCGCCGCAGCGGACACGCCGACGCCGCTGCCGGCGGAGGGGCCGGACGCCGCGGCGCGGCCTGGCGGCGGGAAGCACGACCGGTCCATCGCCGGCGCCGAGGTGATCCTCGCCGGGTTCGCCGCGGCCATCATGGCCGTCATCTTCCTCTACATCCGGGTCACCAGGAAGAGCAACGACAGGGCCGCAGCCGGGATGGCGGGGAAGGCCTAG
- the LOC123433943 gene encoding chaperone protein dnaJ 13, producing the protein MAPEPEPEDGRELYALLHLSPESSDEEIRRAYRQFAQIYHPDKYQDPQMKDVATENFQRIRDAYEILSDENKRQIYDIYGMEGLNSGLELGPKLNKPEEIKRQLEELRRRKEEEKVFFHARSTGSILANISLPQYLDGDGVMGGMGMSSEIELPVSKQNTVTVGGNLVVNGTNGSGAATAVLRHQLSSASSIDFMATAGLRSLIGVQTFRQISPNSTATSGLALSLRDGSVNLSNGWTRQLSEDTVANIQLVLGTESNISVGWQKKDEKRSAAGEIKFGTNSFGASAHYTHRFSSKSHGRVAGRVGSTALDFEIGGGRRISEFSTVRMLYNIGIQGVTWRFELNRAGQKLVIPVLLSTDFNALFVTGAFAIPSTLYFLLQTYLVKPYYLRREKQKTLEKMDSLSTQLTEARQAAKKSQRLLEPVSNRKKNKQQESDGLVITKALYGNHKKIKESSQLSEIDDNVASQVLDVTIPLNFLVTEAGQLKLHEGIKKSGIMGFYDPCPGDPKLLLVEYLFHGQQYKVMADDYGALSIPQDIHQI; encoded by the exons ATGGcgccggagccggagccggaggACGGGAGGGAGCTCTACGCGCTTCTGCACCTCTCGCCGGAGTCCTCCGACGAGGAAATCCGCAGGGCATACCGCCAGTTCGCGCAAATCTACCACCCCGACAAGTACCAGGACCCCCAG ATGAAGGATGTAGCAACTGAAAACTTCCAACGAATACGTGATGCATATGAGATACTATCGGATGAGAACAAAAGACAGATCTATGATATCTATGGCATGGAAGGTTTAAATTCTGGTCTGGAACTTGGTCCCAAGTTAAATAAACCCGAAGAAATCAAACGACAGTTAGAAGAGCTGCGACGGCGTAAGGAGGAAGAGAAAGTTTTCTTTCATGCTCGATCCACTGGATCAATCCTAGCTAATATCTCACTGCCACAATATTTGGATGGCGACGGCGTCATGGGAGG AATGGGAATGTCTAGTGAAATTGAGCTGCCAGTATCCAAGCAAAACACTGTCACTGTTGGTGGAAATTTGGTCGTCAATGGTACAAATGGGTCTGGTGCAGCAACTGCTGTGCTGCGCCATCAGTTGTCTTCTGCGTCTTCGATAGACTTTATGGCAACAGCTGGACTACGTTCCCTTATTGGAGTACAGACATTTCG TCAGATTTCACCGAATTCAACAGCTACTTCTGGACTTGCTCTCTCATTGAGAGATGGATCTGTTAACCTGTCAAATGGCTGGACTCGCCAATTATCTGAAGACACTGTTGCCAAT ATACAACTTGTCCTTGGTACTGAATCAAATATATCCGTCGGATGGCAAAAGAAGGATGAAAAAAGGTCTGCGGCAGGAGAAATAAAG TTTGGTACTAATTCATTTGGCGCATCTGCTCATTACACCCATCGTTTCTCCTCAAAGTCCCATGGTCGTGTTGCTGGTAGAGTTGGAAG CACTGCCCTTGATTTTGaaattggaggaggaagaaggatatCAGAGTTCAGTACAGTAAGGATGCTCTATAATATAGGAATCCAG GGTGTCACTTGGAGATTTGAGTTGAATCGTGCTGGGCAAAAGTTAGTTATCCCA GTCTTGCTTTCCACTGACTTCAATGCTTTATTCGTCACCGGCGCATTTGCTATTCCTTCGACTCTATATTTTCTACTTCAG ACATATCTTGTGAAGCCTTATTATCTAAGGCGAGAAAAGCAGAAGACGCTTGAAAAAATGGATAGCTTGTCTACACAG CTAACAGAAGCTAGACAAGCTGCTAAAAAATCACAAAGATTGCTGGAACCCGTCTCTAATCGCAAGAAGAATAAACAGCAGGAGAGTGATGGTTTGGTAATCACAAAAGCTCTGTATGGCAATCATAAAAAGATCAAAGAGAGTAGTCAGTTGAGTGAGATAGATGATAATGTGGCTTCACAAGTATTAGATGTGACGATCCCACTCAACTTCCTCGTGACCGAGGCAGGTCAGCTCAAG CTTCACGAGGGGATAAAGAAGTCCGGAATAATGGGCTTCTATGATCCTTGCCCTGGAGATCCGAAGCTACTGCTTGTCGAATACTTATTCCATGGCCAGCAATACAAG GTAATGGCAGATGATTATGGTGCACTGTCGATACCACAAGACATTCATCAGATTTGA